TTTTTTAGACCGGTTCCGGTCCCGGATGAATACAATCCGTGCCGGTACCGGATTACCCTCTGAATCAATGCCGATTTGGACAAGAGCACTTGCCAGGATCTTGGCTTTACCAGGCTTTTTGAGAAGTTCTTTGTAAAGGGTATCAAGGGTCACCTTCTCCCCTTTATAGGTGTACAGAACTCTTTTCATTGATTTAAGCATGCATATCACATGGAGGAGATGCTGTTCACGAACCCTGCAGATAATAGACGGGAAGGCAAACCAGCTATCGAAAAGAAGATACCTTGCCTGTACACCATATTCCCGGGCTTGACGCAAGAGATCAAACATTACTTCGGTAGACTTTTTGATGCTTTCCACCCTTCTTTTATAGCCAGTGGTACGCTTATCGATCCGTGGGTCAATTCCGCAAAGCCGGTTGCGTTCATTTTCTGAGCTGAGCAAGGAGAAAGCAACCGGCAGAAAAGTATTGCCGTCCGACCAGCCCAGGGTGAGCATCCTAAATCCACGGACATACTTGTTTTCAACATGGTCTTTTACCCTGGCCAGCAATTCAACAGCCTTGCTTCTGTTGCGGCTGTAGAGGGAATCGTCAAGAACAAGTACATTTTTCCAGTTGCGGGAGGTCAAAGGTTCAATGGTTTCATTGATTACAGATGAACTCAGGATAAGCAAAAATTTTCGCCAGTTGTACCGGAACGAATTCAAAAAGCGATAAATTGCGTCTTTCTCTGGCCTTCCGGGTTCAGCTTCAGATTGTAATGTGCGATAAAGATTCTTGCCGTTAAAGACAAGCAGAAAAATGAACTTGAAAAGTTCAAGGCAGCTAAATCCCTTTTCCTTTTGAAAATTGGAGCGGCGTAATATTTTACCAATTTCGTGCCTGGATAAAAAATTATCCACACGAGAGTTAAACTGTTTTTCAATTTCATATTGTTCTGGTAAAATAGAGTTCATAAGGACACCCTTTCGTCTTGTTAGAATGGTCTTGCCAACTCTATTTTACCAAGACAAGGGTGTCTTTTGCTGTTTTTCTTCAAAAATTATTGCAAAAAATCCAGTTATATCAAGGATTCGAGACTGTTATCTTTGTGAGAAAGTCGAGTTGATTACCTATTATAATCGCAGTCAGTATAGGCTAATGAAAACCTGATTAAGAGCCAAATAAAAAATTTAAGAAAGGTAAGGGTATCTGCAGAAGATGTACAATTAATTCACTTAACTAGGAAAATGTAGTTTTGGGTAAGCCGTTGGGAAACGGTTCAGCAAACATGCATTTTTACCAGTGAGTGATAGTATTGACTTCTGCAGATAGCTTTCGATAACAATACTTTGCTGTAGATTCTGTTGCCTGAGAGTACTATACTTTTCGGTCTAAGGCCATGGGCAATAGAAGATATAGTTCTTTTGGTATGGTTAAGGTCTGCAAGGATACTATCCTCTCCGGTAAATTTAGGAGGGTTTTTTTCATGTTGTTAGTAGAATGTAGAAATCTAAAGAAATCATATGGAGATCGCCTTATTTTAGATATTGAAAATCTATGCATATATGATCAAGATCGCATTGGTATTGTGGGAGTAAATGGGGCAGGAAAAACAACTCTATTGAATCTTTTAAGCCAAAGAATAGAACCTGATGAAGGATGGGTAAAACTTTTTGGGAAATGTTCCTATATTTCCCAACTAGAGCCCCCTGAGGAAAAAACAATACAGCAAGAGATGGCTTCAAAATTTAAAGTTCCCCAAATCTATCGGGAGAGTATGAGCGGGGGAGAAAAAAACCGCTTTAAGCTGGCGGCCAGCTTAAGTCAAAATAATGCTATTATTTTCGCTGATGAACCCACTAGTAATATGGATATAGAAGGGATTCAATTAGTCGAAACCTCCTTAGCCGAATTTTCTGGAGCCTTAGTCCTGATCTCTCACGATCGAGATTTGCTGGATAGCCTTTGTACCAAAATAATCGAAATAGAAGGAGGGAAAATCAAAACCTATTCCGGCAACTATAGTGAATATATTAAGCAAAAGACTGAGGAGCGAAAGCTAGCTCAATTTGAATATGAGCAATATGTTAAGGAAAAGAAGAGACTAGAAATGATCATAATATCTACTCGAGAAAAAGCAAAATCAATGCGAAAGACTCCCCGAAGGATGGGTAACTCTGAGGCTAGACTCCACAAGATGGGCAATCAAAAAGCAAAAGCTAATTTGGATCGCGCTATTAAGAATGTGGAGGCAAGAATCCAGCATCTAGAAGTTAAGGAGAAACCCCCAAAAATCGAAAAAATCAAGTTAGACATTGGGGATGTTCAGAAAATATATAGCAAAGTTGTCATCGAGGGAAAAGGGCTCAATAAGAGCTTTGGGGAAAAAGTTATCTTTAAAGATGCTCAGTTTTATATAGAAAATGGAGCTAAGGTAGGTTTAATAGGTCCCAATGGATGTGGAAAAACCACTTTGCTAAAAATGATCTTGAACCAAGAGTCCCCAATAAAGATTGCTCCTAACGTAAGGATTGGTTATTTCAGTCAGGAGTTAAGTATCTTAGAGGAAAATAAGAGTATCCTCGACAATGTTATGGCAGAAAGCGTTTATGGGGAGAGTTTTGTTAGAATATTATTGGCCCGCCTTCTTTTCAAAGGAGATAGCGTGTATAAAAAGGTTAGGGTTTTAAGCGGAGGGGAGCGAGTTAAGGCTTCCTTTGCAAAAATAATATGTAGTGACTTTAACCTATTGATCCTTGACGAACCTACAAATTATCTGGATCTAAACTCTCTGGAAGTGGTGGAAGAAGTTCTGCGAGAGTATGAACACACCTTACTCTTTGTCTCTCATGATCGGCGCTTTATAAATTCAGTAGCTAATCAGATCATGATTATCGAAGACTACAAGCTTAAAACCTTCAAGGGTAGCTATGAAGAATATATGGCTAGTAGGACTGAAGTTAGAGACAGGAAAAAAGAGCAGATCGAGGAAGAAATCTTACTATTAGAAACTCGTTTGACGGAGGTAATAAGTAAAATTTCTATGTCTTCCAGAAAGGATGATCTAGAGCTTTTAGAGGTAGAATACCGTGAAACTTTAAGGCAAATCCGCCGTTTGAAAAATCTCCTTGAATAAATCTAAATACCAGGGGGGACGTTCATTGCGGTCGTGATTAATTTCACTTTATTCTTATCTCCTTCCTAAAACAATCAAGCACCAAATAAAAAATTTGGTGGAATCTATGTAAACCAAGGGGCTGTTCTCATGGTTAAGTGTTGCGAAAAAGAGCAGAAGAACCGTCACTACGTTTCTTGATAATGCAGGAGATATCACTAAGTTTTTTCTAAAGTTTAGTGATTATGGCCACTCGAAAAACAATGAATTTGACAAATAACTTGAACAGTTTTTAAGAAGTAGCTTTATGTGAATTAACAGTATTACCTAGGATTACGCCTTAACGAGGCAAAGGAATTTTTGCAGCAATAAAGATACATTGAAGAAAAGTAAAGGATTCCTTGGTAAACGTCGCAAAGTTCTTTAGTTTAACGATACTAATTACATGAAAGAGAATCGACCAAACTGTGCACAGAATGTCGGATGAGTAAACGCACCTTTTGATAATATTGATGATGAAAGGAGGTTGTTTGATGGATTCTTTAAGTAATATGAATAAAGCAATGGAATACATTGAAGAGCACTTAGCAGAGGAAATTGATTATAGTGAAATATCTAAAATCGCTTATTGTTCAGAGTATCATTTCAAGCGGATGTTTTCTTTTTTAGCAGGCATAAGTTTATCAGAATATATTAGGAGAAGAAGACTAACATTGGCTGCACTTGATTTGAAAGATAATGATTTGAGAATAATTGATGTAGCCGTCAAATACGGCTATAATTCAGCTGATTCATTTTCCCGTGCTTTTCATTCCCTGCATGGCATTCTCCCTTCTGAGGCAAGGAGTGAGAATATACAATTAAAGGCTTATCCTCGAATGACCTTTCAATTATCAATTAAAGGAGGATGCGAAATGAAATATCGTATTGTTGAGAAAGGACCTTTTAAGTTAGTAGGATTTAAGAAGAGAGTTCCAATTATTTTTGATGGTGTCAATCCAGAGATTGCAAAAATGACTAAACTTTTAACCCCTGAGATTATCAAAAAACTGAAAGTGTTGTCAAATGTAGAACCGACAGGGATTATTAGTGCATCTACGAACTTCTCGATAGGAAGAATGGAAGAAAAAGGTGAATTAGATCATTACATCGGGGTAGCAACATTAAGTAATGAAACTGCAGGTTTTGATGTATTAGAAATTGATGCTAGTACCTGGGTTGTATTTGAATCGATTGGACCATTTCCGGAAACACTTCAAAATGTGTGGGGTAGGATATACTCAGAGTGGTTTCCGTCTTCAGGATACGAGGCAGCCCCAGGTCCTGAAATTTTATGGAATGAGAG
The window above is part of the Pelotomaculum thermopropionicum SI genome. Proteins encoded here:
- the Uup gene encoding ATPase components of ABC transporters (with duplicated ATPase domains), whose translation is MLLVECRNLKKSYGDRLILDIENLCIYDQDRIGIVGVNGAGKTTLLNLLSQRIEPDEGWVKLFGKCSYISQLEPPEEKTIQQEMASKFKVPQIYRESMSGGEKNRFKLAASLSQNNAIIFADEPTSNMDIEGIQLVETSLAEFSGALVLISHDRDLLDSLCTKIIEIEGGKIKTYSGNYSEYIKQKTEERKLAQFEYEQYVKEKKRLEMIIISTREKAKSMRKTPRRMGNSEARLHKMGNQKAKANLDRAIKNVEARIQHLEVKEKPPKIEKIKLDIGDVQKIYSKVVIEGKGLNKSFGEKVIFKDAQFYIENGAKVGLIGPNGCGKTTLLKMILNQESPIKIAPNVRIGYFSQELSILEENKSILDNVMAESVYGESFVRILLARLLFKGDSVYKKVRVLSGGERVKASFAKIICSDFNLLILDEPTNYLDLNSLEVVEEVLREYEHTLLFVSHDRRFINSVANQIMIIEDYKLKTFKGSYEEYMASRTEVRDRKKEQIEEEILLLETRLTEVISKISMSSRKDDLELLEVEYRETLRQIRRLKNLLE
- a CDS encoding FOG: transposase and inactivated derivatives, coding for MNSILPEQYEIEKQFNSRVDNFLSRHEIGKILRRSNFQKEKGFSCLELFKFIFLLVFNGKNLYRTLQSEAEPGRPEKDAIYRFLNSFRYNWRKFLLILSSSVINETIEPLTSRNWKNVLVLDDSLYSRNRSKAVELLARVKDHVENKYVRGFRMLTLGWSDGNTFLPVAFSLLSSENERNRLCGIDPRIDKRTTGYKRRVESIKKSTEVMFDLLRQAREYGVQARYLLFDSWFAFPSIICRVREQHLLHVICMLKSMKRVLYTYKGEKVTLDTLYKELLKKPGKAKILASALVQIGIDSEGNPVPARIVFIRDRNRSKKWLALLSTDLELTDEEIIRIYGKRWSIEVFFKTTKSFLNLAREFQGRTYDSMVAHTTIVFCRYIMLALENRESKDPRTLGDLFYVCCDELQDISFAEAFQLLLAMLKNTLRKFLAITDGALQELVNNFISCLPSFLKGRLKLSPCES